TTCACCAGCCCAGTGTATTTAGCATTCTAACTGCAGCAGGCTATTAACAAACCAACCTTGACAGACAGCAACCGCATCAAATAAAGCTCTGTGATGGCTTTGGTCATCGACTTGTCCTTCATGTTGCCCCTCTTGGATTTGACCTCATCCACCTCCTCTGCTGGCCGCACCAGGTGGAACACCTTGTCCTCTTCAAGCAGAGCATTTCCTGAAGGAGTAGGTAGAGTAGGGTTGTCAGCAAGACCATGGGAACACTACGGAAGGCAAGAAGTAGTACAGGAGCACCACTCACTCTCTTCATGACTGTCCTGGTGCTGGTCATAAGACTGCAGAGGATGCAGGACCCTAGACAGGACGAGAGTGGCGTTGTCtcgcacctgaaacacaagaactGTGTTCAGCCCGAGCTGGATACAGTCTGACAGATTTCAGGTCTGGAGCAGACACGACACAGACATTTGGTCACCACGTAAGGGGCAAGCCGTGACTCAACCTGTACCGTTAGAATCGATGCGTCCATTTCTTAAGCTGTAACTCACGTCATAGTGGGCCAAAGTGTTCATGCGCTTCCATCTGCCCTCCTTTTGCGATGTCAAGTCAAGGTCCGACAGAATCTGCCCAGCAGATTCTACAGAGCAGAAAGATTATttcaacattcattttatatcCCAATCATATGCAGACTGGTGCAATCCAAGCAAGGAAACCCTTGcctataaaacagaaataatgtcatACCTACTTCAGTAATAAACAATTCATGTCATGAACCGTTATATTATGCAACTGTGCTCCAGCTCAGTTGGTCCTTACCGAGAGTGATGCTTTCCACCTTGGGCCTCTGAGAATAGGGCACATTTTTGTACACTTGCTCAAGGATCTTCTCCTTCACTTGGGAGATGGTGTCACAGTtgagtaccttgaccaaagtgACACCTGGCCCTTCCCCGTGAACGAGGACCTGCAGAGTCTAAGGCGAAAAGGGCGGTTAGCACTTGGCCTTCTGTGCATGCATCCAGTTCCCACACTGTAGATTTAACGTGCATCTTCAAAAACTGTCATAGATCACAAGGATTCTGCTGATCACGAAAGTGTCCACCGGTATTGTCTTCTTCCCATTTCTTGGAGTTCATTTAGCACCACAGATAATCCTTTCAAAATGAAGCATTCATACCCCAAGCGACCGCCGACGTGTGATCGGGTTCAGCCTACATAATACTCACCAGCATACAGTACTCCACGTCGTCCCCCAGCAGGTCAGTGTCATTCAGCGTGTACTTGGCCTTTTTCATGACAGCATCCACTGGGCCTTTCTCCAGTTGGTGTTTGACGGCTTTGAACAGCTTGTACAAAGGCTCTCCTGCCGAGTCCTGCCCGCACAAGAATTCACCATCAAGcttctttcagaacaaaaacCGTTCCTGTCACTAAAGCAAAAACCTTCATTTTGTCAAACAAAGATCTGAACCAGTAGAAAATAGATTAATCCACAGAGTGGAATCAAATGAGATTAATTTTGTGTCACAAAAGATGATACCTTCAAGAACTGATAGAGACAGATAGACATCCAGTTGCACAGCATTTTCTCCACCACCGTCTCTGACCTACAAGTAAGGGGcagagaaattactttttttaaagtgggcAGGGGAAgatcacattatttacaaaaaaaaaaagggccgtTCTGAGACACCTTAAAGATACGCTGGTCTTATACACCTCACCTGTGCAGCATGAGCTTGGGGTTCTTGCTCCGGGCATATTGTTCCATGAGTTCTAACAGGAGTGTCCTCATGATGTCTGTGTAGTAGTCCAACTTGCTGTGAAGCGCCACCGTCAGCAGGGAGGCAAAGTAGCCCTTTGACCGGGCATTGAAGTCAGGATGCCCCTCTAAGGTGCGGATGAACTGACAAAGGCACGATCTGCTATACACCTCATATATCATTCTAAATTGTGTGCTATACAAGctggaaaacac
This Scleropages formosus unplaced genomic scaffold, fSclFor1.1, whole genome shotgun sequence DNA region includes the following protein-coding sequences:
- the LOC114909705 gene encoding plexin-B2-like, translating into MIYEVYSRSCLCQFIRTLEGHPDFNARSKGYFASLLTVALHSKLDYYTDIMRTLLLELMEQYARSKNPKLMLHRSETVVEKMLCNWMSICLYQFLKDSAGEPLYKLFKAVKHQLEKGPVDAVMKKAKYTLNDTDLLGDDVEYCMLTLQVLVHGEGPGVTLVKVLNCDTISQVKEKILEQVYKNVPYSQRPKVESITLESAGQILSDLDLTSQKEGRWKRMNTLAHYDVRDNATLVLSRVLHPLQSYDQHQDSHEERNALLEEDKVFHLVRPAEEVDEVKSKRGNMKDKSMTKAITELYLMRLLSVKGTLQQFVDDFFRSVLCSSVGPPAVKYFFDFLDEQAQKHDNVDDQTIDIWKTSSLPLRFWVNILRNPHFIFDIHVNEVVDASLFVIVQTFMDACTKSERKLSRDSPNHKLLYAKEISTYKKMVEDYYKGIREMVPVSNQHMNTHLAKVSRSHTGKLSTQVALHQLYQYANKYYDVIITSFDEDPAAQNKQLALRLQQIVAVLENKVTDP